The bacterium (Candidatus Blackallbacteria) CG13_big_fil_rev_8_21_14_2_50_49_14 genome window below encodes:
- a CDS encoding nitrous oxide reductase family maturation protein NosD has protein sequence MLLTLPRCFLIWRKRNWRLTMEIPRQAGLAIILILGLYSLPAQSKVLEAGQGQTYPRLRQALAIAQPGDEIRLHAGTYFENELEINQPLKLSGIDFPVIDGGGKGNLLKITAPGVTVQGLTLRNSGFSHVHDLAAIRLEAADSIVQNNRIENAHFGIYLSAADRSKISGNQVNGKAWRESNSANAIHVWKSVDLILENNQVSGHRDGFYFEFVKNSLIQGNTSSGNLRYGLHFMFSDGNTYQRNTFSKNGAGVAVMYTRNIKMKENLFLDNWGPTSYGLLLKDINQSEIEDNRFEHNTVGIHMEGSSRLKIRHNQILNNGWAARVHANCNENQIEYNQFSGNAFDIATNGSDSSQTGNSFQHNFWDKYTGYDLNHDGVGDVPYHPVSIFSRLVEKVPPSLILLRSFLVQVMDLAEHVAPVLTPKTLVDPTPQMRRVK, from the coding sequence ATGCTTCTCACTCTCCCGAGATGCTTTCTGATTTGGAGAAAGCGAAATTGGAGGCTAACCATGGAGATTCCTAGACAAGCGGGATTGGCAATCATCCTAATTTTGGGGCTGTATTCACTGCCTGCCCAGTCAAAGGTTCTGGAGGCCGGGCAAGGGCAAACCTATCCCCGTTTGCGTCAGGCCTTGGCGATTGCCCAACCAGGAGATGAGATTCGCCTGCATGCGGGTACTTATTTTGAAAATGAGTTGGAGATCAATCAACCGCTTAAATTGAGTGGAATTGATTTTCCCGTGATTGACGGGGGCGGAAAAGGGAATTTGCTCAAGATCACTGCCCCCGGAGTGACAGTTCAAGGTCTGACCTTGAGAAACTCGGGATTCAGTCATGTGCATGATTTGGCTGCGATTCGCTTGGAAGCAGCAGACAGTATTGTTCAAAACAACCGCATCGAAAATGCCCATTTTGGAATTTATCTTTCAGCAGCTGATCGCTCAAAAATTTCAGGCAACCAGGTGAATGGCAAGGCCTGGCGCGAATCGAATTCTGCCAATGCCATTCATGTTTGGAAAAGTGTAGATTTGATTTTAGAAAATAATCAGGTTTCAGGCCATCGCGATGGTTTTTATTTTGAGTTTGTCAAGAACAGTCTGATTCAAGGCAATACCAGTTCAGGCAATCTACGCTATGGGCTTCATTTTATGTTTTCAGATGGCAATACCTATCAACGCAATACCTTTTCCAAAAATGGGGCAGGGGTTGCTGTGATGTATACCCGGAATATCAAGATGAAAGAAAATCTATTCTTGGACAATTGGGGGCCAACATCCTATGGACTCTTGCTCAAAGATATCAATCAAAGTGAGATCGAAGACAATCGCTTTGAACACAATACCGTTGGCATTCATATGGAAGGCTCAAGTCGCCTGAAAATCAGGCACAATCAGATTCTAAACAATGGCTGGGCGGCTCGGGTACATGCCAATTGCAATGAGAATCAAATTGAATATAATCAATTTTCAGGCAATGCCTTTGATATCGCTACCAATGGTTCAGATTCAAGTCAAACAGGAAACAGTTTTCAACATAATTTTTGGGACAAATATACAGGCTATGATTTGAACCATGATGGGGTCGGCGATGTGCCCTATCATCCCGTCAGTATCTTTTCAAGATTGGTTGAGAAAGTGCCGCCTTCTTTGATTCTCCTGCGCAGTTTTCTTGTGCAGGTAATGGATTTGGCTGAACATGTAGCGCCTGTATTAACACCCAAAACCCTGGTGGACCCAACCCCTCAAATGCGGAGGGTGAAATGA
- a CDS encoding copper ABC transporter ATP-binding protein — MIELKQISKRFGRFQALDRVSLKAAPGEVLAIMGPNGSGKSTLMKSLVGLVLPDSGEIRFKDRLIQSKSSWRHHLGYMPQIARYPENLTVAELMALIKDLRSLEESLDLDLFHALGIEEMEEKKLGALSGGMRQKVNATLAFLFAPDLLVLDEPTASLDPLSSETLKQKILKQKQVGKSVLLSSHLITEVEELADRLVYLLEGKICFDDSLESLRAQTGQNRLGAALAEWVRVHATQ; from the coding sequence ATGATTGAACTGAAGCAAATTTCAAAACGTTTTGGTCGCTTTCAGGCTTTAGATCGGGTTTCGCTCAAGGCAGCACCTGGAGAAGTGCTCGCAATTATGGGGCCCAATGGCTCCGGTAAATCGACACTGATGAAATCTTTGGTGGGGCTGGTCTTGCCTGACTCAGGCGAGATTCGTTTTAAAGACAGGTTGATACAGTCTAAAAGCTCATGGCGTCATCATTTGGGCTATATGCCTCAGATTGCCCGCTATCCTGAAAATTTAACGGTTGCCGAATTAATGGCGTTGATCAAAGATCTGCGTAGCCTGGAAGAAAGCTTGGATTTAGATCTGTTTCATGCTTTGGGGATAGAAGAAATGGAAGAAAAAAAATTGGGGGCTTTGTCGGGGGGAATGCGTCAAAAGGTCAACGCGACGCTGGCCTTTTTGTTTGCCCCTGATTTGCTGGTTTTGGATGAACCGACTGCCAGTTTGGATCCCCTTTCTTCAGAAACCCTCAAACAAAAAATCTTAAAACAGAAACAGGTGGGAAAATCTGTTCTGCTGAGTTCTCATCTCATCACGGAGGTAGAAGAGCTTGCGGATCGGCTGGTCTATCTGCTTGAGGGGAAAATCTGTTTTGATGACAGTCTTGAAAGTTTAAGAGCCCAAACGGGCCAAAACCGTTTGGGAGCAGCACTTGCAGAGTGGGTACGTGTACATGCTACTCAATAA